The following is a genomic window from Candidatus Diapherotrites archaeon.
AGTAACCCCCCATGTCCTACGCCATTCCTTTGCCACTCATTTATTAGAAGGTGGTGAAAATATTCGAAAAATTCAAATTCTGTTGGGCCATGCTAACCTGAGTACGACATCCATCTACACCCACGTCTCCAATGAGGAGCTTAAACGGGTGCAGAGCCCGTTTGATAAGATATAAGGAAAGAATGTGTTTCAGGCGTAACCAGGTTCAACATAATACATTAAATAGCCTAATCAAAATCCATATTATGTAGTAAATTTATACATAACTAATTATTTTGGATTACATAACTCAACCTAACCCCCCCACACTTCCACTACTCCCAAATAATCAGAAAAGAAAAAATAGGGGTCATTCAAGATGAAAACACCCATTTTTTCCTAAAAGCTTAAATATTCGATTACGATTCTATGCATCACTTCAAATGATTCAGGGGGGCTGTTATGACTGTACGCATTTCAAAGCTATTCGGGATGGATATCTATACTGATAACGCCGAATACAAAGGAAAAATTTTCGATCTCGTAATCAATCTTGAAAAAGGGAAGATTGAAACCATGACAACCGAACCATTAAAGGTGCGCACCAAACAGGAAGCACGCAAAATCATTTCCGAACGCAGCATCCCCTATCAGAATGTTTTATCCGCCAAGGATATTTTAATTGTAGGCACCCGATCCAGGCCTCGATCGGAAGAATCGGATGCACAACCCGAACTTCCACGTCGAACACCCTATACGGCTTATCGACGGCGATGATATCCAGCACCAGGATATCACCTATAATTAAAAACTCTATTATGTCTTATCTAACTACATAAGAGATTACTCTCTACTAATCTATCATCCATTACCGGAACTACGGGGGGTCTATTATGGCAAAAGGATATTTCATTCAATACAAATTCATCTTACCTGATAATGTAAAACATTCCACATACACCTATCAAAAATTATTCAGAGCCATATATGGATATACTCAAAATGTTACCAAATCTAATGGAAAAACCTACCACTAC
Proteins encoded in this region:
- a CDS encoding PRC-barrel domain-containing protein encodes the protein MTVRISKLFGMDIYTDNAEYKGKIFDLVINLEKGKIETMTTEPLKVRTKQEARKIISERSIPYQNVLSAKDILIVGTRSRPRSEESDAQPELPRRTPYTAYRRR